Proteins from a genomic interval of Schistocerca serialis cubense isolate TAMUIC-IGC-003099 chromosome 11, iqSchSeri2.2, whole genome shotgun sequence:
- the LOC126426907 gene encoding uncharacterized protein LOC126426907 isoform X2, producing MASTPSAGIHNLPYDVMFSIFCYLPIPDLAHCAAVSKQWHEIVSGFTHLWKGKRYVSNRSPKESFETFAILRALPLLQEVIIKAAAEFVIDIFYPRLVLLVTDISDIASAEDGHRLRCAYLSTRLDIAESIFSSRSIIDFAALQKLRIFKAIPTLDAFARKRDREVCCCASSSSSADYAVGTALELCPNLTDLCVYAEFLSADYLDASEGIGRLRTLEIECPGLEELAFLRHCSDALEELELKGCADLPSAAYANLRHLGNLQRLRLRDCCVAGGDLEVAATGLKSLVSLQLECCDLVSDVSFLRHCGRLRELRVEASPPDTLLTGLRHLPAGVRSLYLAGSAANAYELAVVLPRLPLLEELDLVGSDLPHLGFLRHCPQLRRLCLEFSHWPGTSELSNLRHLTRLEALDLTRCRVDADVLSGVMPSLSRLETLSLSHTEDVAHLWFLRHCTQLRTLSLFYTFGMDLDAYRELSHLTNLQTVHVSEHVVDFVREFIQPRMPQVKIYSVQQFK from the coding sequence ATGGCGTCAACTCCTTCTGCCGGTATCCACAATCTGCCGTACGACGTGATGTTTTCCATCTTTTGCTACTTGCCGATTCCCGACTTAGCACACTGTGCTGCCGTGAGCAAGCAGTGGCACGAAATTGTGTCGGGCTTCACTCACCTGTGGAAGGGCAAGAGGTACGTCAGCAACAGAAGTCCAAAGGAATCCTTCGAGACATTCGCTATCTTGCGCGCCCTGCCGCTATTGCAGGAAGTCATCATCAAGGCGGCAGCCGAGTTTGTTATCGACATTTTCTACCCCCGCCTGGTCCTATTAGTGACGGACATTTCTGACATAGCATCTGCAGAGGACGGTCATAGACTGAGGTGCGCGTATTTGTCGACTAGACTCGACATCGCAGAAAGCATCTTCTCTTCTCGTTCGATTATAGATTTTGCGGCTCTCCAGAAATTGCGGATCTTCAAAGCGATACCGACACTAGATGCTTTTGCCCGAAAACGCGACCGGGAAGTGTGTTGCTGTGCCTCGTCCAGCTCTAGTGCGGATTACGCAGTCGGTACGGCCCTCGAGCTGTGCCCGAATCTCACAGACCTGTGCGTCTACGCAGAGTTCTTGTCGGCAGACTATCTGGACGCGTCGGAGGGGATCGGCCGGTTGCGGACGCTGGAAATAGAGTGCCCCGGCCTAGAAGAACTGGCATTCTTGCGGCACTGCTCGGACGCACTGGAGGAACTGGAATTGAAAGGTTGTGCCGACCTGCCGTCGGCCGCGTACGCGAATCTCCGGCACCTGGGGAACCTGCAGAGGCTGCGGCTGCGCGACTGTTGCGTGGCGGGAGGCGACCTGGAGGTGGCCGCGACGGGTCTGAAGTCCCTCGTGTCGTTGCAGCTGGAGTGCTGCGACCTCGTCTCGGACGTGTCCTTCCTGCGGCACTGCGGCCGGCTGCGGGAGCTCCGCGTCGAGGCCTCGCCGCCGGACACGCTGCTGACGGGCCTGCGGCACCTGCCTGCCGGAGTCCGCTCGCTCTACCTGGCCGGCAGTGCCGCGAACGCGTACGAGCTGGCCGTAGTTCTGCCGCGTCTGCCGCTGCTCGAGGAGCTGGACCTCGTCGGTAGCGATCTGCCGCACCTGGGCTTCCTGCGCCACTGCCCGCAACTGCGCCGTCTCTGCCTGGAGTTCTCGCACTGGCCCGGCACGTCGGAACTGTCGAATCTGCGTCACCTGACGAGACTCGAGGCGCTGGACCTGACGAGGTGCCGGGTCGACGCGGATGTCCTCTCCGGTGTGATGCCGTCACTGTCGCGACTGGAGACGCTGTCGCTGTCGCACACGGAGGACGTCGCCCACTTGTGGTTCCTCCGGCACTGCACCCAGCTTCGCACTTTGTCACTGTTCTACACGTTCGGAATGGACTTGGATGCCTATCGTGAATTGTCCCATCTGACTAACTTGCAGACTGTGCACGTCAGTGAACACGTGGTTGACTTTGTCCGTGAGTTCATCCAACCGCGTATGCCGCAAGTAAAAATTTATAGCGTACAACAGTTTAAATAA
- the LOC126426907 gene encoding uncharacterized protein LOC126426907 isoform X1 encodes MKRKTSKRLKTKPKNTSVATPTVYRNNRKPKEMASTPSAGIHNLPYDVMFSIFCYLPIPDLAHCAAVSKQWHEIVSGFTHLWKGKRYVSNRSPKESFETFAILRALPLLQEVIIKAAAEFVIDIFYPRLVLLVTDISDIASAEDGHRLRCAYLSTRLDIAESIFSSRSIIDFAALQKLRIFKAIPTLDAFARKRDREVCCCASSSSSADYAVGTALELCPNLTDLCVYAEFLSADYLDASEGIGRLRTLEIECPGLEELAFLRHCSDALEELELKGCADLPSAAYANLRHLGNLQRLRLRDCCVAGGDLEVAATGLKSLVSLQLECCDLVSDVSFLRHCGRLRELRVEASPPDTLLTGLRHLPAGVRSLYLAGSAANAYELAVVLPRLPLLEELDLVGSDLPHLGFLRHCPQLRRLCLEFSHWPGTSELSNLRHLTRLEALDLTRCRVDADVLSGVMPSLSRLETLSLSHTEDVAHLWFLRHCTQLRTLSLFYTFGMDLDAYRELSHLTNLQTVHVSEHVVDFVREFIQPRMPQVKIYSVQQFK; translated from the coding sequence AAATGGCGTCAACTCCTTCTGCCGGTATCCACAATCTGCCGTACGACGTGATGTTTTCCATCTTTTGCTACTTGCCGATTCCCGACTTAGCACACTGTGCTGCCGTGAGCAAGCAGTGGCACGAAATTGTGTCGGGCTTCACTCACCTGTGGAAGGGCAAGAGGTACGTCAGCAACAGAAGTCCAAAGGAATCCTTCGAGACATTCGCTATCTTGCGCGCCCTGCCGCTATTGCAGGAAGTCATCATCAAGGCGGCAGCCGAGTTTGTTATCGACATTTTCTACCCCCGCCTGGTCCTATTAGTGACGGACATTTCTGACATAGCATCTGCAGAGGACGGTCATAGACTGAGGTGCGCGTATTTGTCGACTAGACTCGACATCGCAGAAAGCATCTTCTCTTCTCGTTCGATTATAGATTTTGCGGCTCTCCAGAAATTGCGGATCTTCAAAGCGATACCGACACTAGATGCTTTTGCCCGAAAACGCGACCGGGAAGTGTGTTGCTGTGCCTCGTCCAGCTCTAGTGCGGATTACGCAGTCGGTACGGCCCTCGAGCTGTGCCCGAATCTCACAGACCTGTGCGTCTACGCAGAGTTCTTGTCGGCAGACTATCTGGACGCGTCGGAGGGGATCGGCCGGTTGCGGACGCTGGAAATAGAGTGCCCCGGCCTAGAAGAACTGGCATTCTTGCGGCACTGCTCGGACGCACTGGAGGAACTGGAATTGAAAGGTTGTGCCGACCTGCCGTCGGCCGCGTACGCGAATCTCCGGCACCTGGGGAACCTGCAGAGGCTGCGGCTGCGCGACTGTTGCGTGGCGGGAGGCGACCTGGAGGTGGCCGCGACGGGTCTGAAGTCCCTCGTGTCGTTGCAGCTGGAGTGCTGCGACCTCGTCTCGGACGTGTCCTTCCTGCGGCACTGCGGCCGGCTGCGGGAGCTCCGCGTCGAGGCCTCGCCGCCGGACACGCTGCTGACGGGCCTGCGGCACCTGCCTGCCGGAGTCCGCTCGCTCTACCTGGCCGGCAGTGCCGCGAACGCGTACGAGCTGGCCGTAGTTCTGCCGCGTCTGCCGCTGCTCGAGGAGCTGGACCTCGTCGGTAGCGATCTGCCGCACCTGGGCTTCCTGCGCCACTGCCCGCAACTGCGCCGTCTCTGCCTGGAGTTCTCGCACTGGCCCGGCACGTCGGAACTGTCGAATCTGCGTCACCTGACGAGACTCGAGGCGCTGGACCTGACGAGGTGCCGGGTCGACGCGGATGTCCTCTCCGGTGTGATGCCGTCACTGTCGCGACTGGAGACGCTGTCGCTGTCGCACACGGAGGACGTCGCCCACTTGTGGTTCCTCCGGCACTGCACCCAGCTTCGCACTTTGTCACTGTTCTACACGTTCGGAATGGACTTGGATGCCTATCGTGAATTGTCCCATCTGACTAACTTGCAGACTGTGCACGTCAGTGAACACGTGGTTGACTTTGTCCGTGAGTTCATCCAACCGCGTATGCCGCAAGTAAAAATTTATAGCGTACAACAGTTTAAATAA